A genomic segment from Salvia splendens isolate huo1 chromosome 13, SspV2, whole genome shotgun sequence encodes:
- the LOC121761148 gene encoding protein cornichon homolog 4-like gives MADLFAWLASFFLVIGIIGAVLFQLMCLADLEFDYINPYDTASRVNKAVLPEFIAEGVLCLLLLITGHWAMCLLGLPYAYYNVTIYTRRQHFLDVTEIFNQLHWEKKVRFILIIFLALTIFWMIWSIVDE, from the exons ATGGCGGATTTATTTGCATGGCTAGCTTCCTTCTTTCTCGTCATAGGTATAATCGGTGCTGTACTTTTCCAG CTAATGTGCTTGGCCGACCTTGAGTTTGATTATATCAACCCATATGATACAGCATCCCGAGTAAATAAGGCTGTTTTGCCAGAGTTTATTGCAGAAGGAGTTTTGTGCCTTCTCCTTCTTATTACAGGGCATTGGGCAATGTGTTTGCTTGGCCTTCCATATGCATATTACAATGTAACGAT ATACACTCGGCGGCAACACTTTCTGGATGTAACTGAGATTTTTAACCAGCTTCATTGGGAGAAGAAGGTGAGATTTATCCTGATCATCTTTCTGGCATTGACGATATTCTG GATGATTTGGAGCATTGTGGATGAATGA